The Polycladomyces zharkentensis DNA segment TTTCAATGCCCGGTCCCTGGATGAGACGCTGCGAGCCGCCGGTGTATGGGAGCGATTGGAACGCGCCGTTTCGGTGATTCGTGCGGACCCTACCTTCCTGAAGGCTTTTACGTTGATTTATTGGAACAACGTCAAAGCGGTGCTGACCATGATGGGACTGGGCATATTTCTCGGTGTGTTTCCCTTGATGGCGTTGGTTTCCAACGGGACGATGCTGGGTGTGGTGTTGGCCAAAACGGCCCAAAAAACGGGTGCGAACCCTTTGTGGCTGTTGATGACAACGATTTTGCCGCACGGGATTCTGGAATTGCCCGCCGCGATTGTCGGTGCCGCCTACGGTATGCGTTTGGGAATGATGGCCGCATGGGGTGTCTGGGGCTTGGTAACCGGCGGTCACAGGGAAGTGGTCCGCCATTGGCGACGGTTGTTGGAACGGATTCCGATCGTGGTTGTGGGGATTTTACTCTTTTTGCTGGCGGCCGCAGCTGTTGAAAGCATCTTGATTACCATCGTAGCGAAATGAGGTGACTGTTGGATGAAGGTGAATGTGGAATGGAAGGAAAACATGCATTTTGAATCCCATACTCCGTCCGGCCATACG contains these protein-coding regions:
- a CDS encoding stage II sporulation protein M, translated to MVRLMRALREERRWIAAAGLLFLISAVLGYFNARSLDETLRAAGVWERLERAVSVIRADPTFLKAFTLIYWNNVKAVLTMMGLGIFLGVFPLMALVSNGTMLGVVLAKTAQKTGANPLWLLMTTILPHGILELPAAIVGAAYGMRLGMMAAWGVWGLVTGGHREVVRHWRRLLERIPIVVVGILLFLLAAAAVESILITIVAK